TACGACAGGTAAGAATTTGTCTGGGAAACCTCTGAGCTCCTCTGGACTTTGATAAGTTGCCTTATAATTAAGAATATGTTCAATAAACTGTCACAATATTTAATTCAGCTTCGCGAGGAGTTCGACCAGGGCTGGGAGGTACACATGGACGAGGAGCAAAGCATCCACGACGTAGCTGCCTTGCTGAAAGAGTTCCTCAGAGACATGCCAGATCCACTGCTGACGAGAGAGCTGTACACAGCCTTCATCAACTCCACGTGTGAGGAACTCATGCTGGATGCTGCACGTGTTCGTTTGCTGTGAAGAATCATTCGAGCCTAAAGTGGTGTCCGTCCTTCTTCTGCAGGGTTGGATCCTTCAGACCAGCAGAGCGCCATCCGGCTCCTGATATTTCTGCTCCCTCCTTGCAACAGCGACACGCTGCAGCGCCTCCTCGGCCTGTTGTCCACTGTGTGCACACACGCCGAAGACGGCCTGGACAGCGAGGGACAGGAGGTAAAGAAAACGTACAGATGACGCAATGCTTCATTTGTTGCTTTATGATCTGCAACAGAATGAAACCTTCGAGGCTTTGAGTCTCTCTGTAAAAAAGAAGGAGAATAGAGGAGCAGATGATGTGATGAAGCCAGTCAGCCATCAGATGGCAGCAGGGCTGATGTGTACTGCATCTGCAATCTGAAAACGGTGCTTTGATAGAATGCGGCACCGTTATGCACGATGATCTTTCATCGTTGTCTTTAGTGAATGATTCATGATCGCTCTCAGCATGTTGCACCACCAACACGCAAACAAGCTTCTCTGAACAGCACCCCGTTCTGATTTGTGTACTTTGTAGCACTGAAGTTGTAAATTAGTGTCTGTATATGCTTTAAAATCATATATATAATGCATTTTTGTAAGTGAACAGCAGGATGGCTTTGGTTGTAAGTGCTGGTGGCTCACAGCGGGAACATGTCTGGTTCTGGCCCGCCAGTGGAGTTTACATGTTCCTGCTGTTCATACATTTAAAGTGCACTTTATTCTCAACCCCAGTCTTAAAGCGTACATACTGTAAATACGTTTCTTTGAATAAAAATGGGCAGACAAGCAGCCTTATTGAAGGGGGCAGACCTTGGATAGGTGCCCATTCCCAAATGTTCCAAGAGGCGTGTCTATGACAAAATATTAATTCATATCCAAATTATTTAGAATTATTTAggtctttttcttattttcttttttgattttttaaatACTGTCAGAGAAGATTTTATGAAGactgcagaaaaagaaaaacataagtGTGAGATTCATGAATATTTGAAATGTAAGCCAGAGACTTAAAACAGCAGCagcaataaaaacacaacatataagatactgtatatatctatacatgtatatatacttACAGTCATGTGCAAACGTTTGCTGGTATGCTTCAAAATGTTGTCCTCTTGTCTGACTGTCTCTAGAATAGAGTGACTGCAGTGCTGGGTGCTCAGGTCCAAACACATAATTAACATCTCATACCCGCTGCCATGCTTGGCAGCGGGTATGAGATGTTTCAGCTGACATgcagtgtttggtttttgtcaAACATAGTGCTGGCTATGaagtccaaaagactttttttttccaatgcaTTTTGCAAACTTCGCCTGTGCTTCACTGTTCTTCTTAGACAGAAAAAGCTTCAAACCTCAAAAAGAGAGTGTGCTTGTTCAGCTGTCTTATTTGCTCTTTTGGACTATAGCAATTATAGTCCAATAGCCAATTAACTTGCTCAGTAAGGTCTGTCCTTTGGGAAAAATGATTGGGATGGGGGAAGACTGTCTTGAAGGCTGTTAATTTGTGAATTATCTCTTTCACTGTCGTATATAAACTCCACACTGTTTGGAAATGGCTTTATAAACTTTTACAGGATGATGTACAGCAACAGTATCTGATTTTACACAATTACTATTACAATAAACTGccaattttttttaacttttatggTGACTTGTAGACCTACTGCACATCAGTTTATTAAGGGATGGTAATTAGCAGTGACTGAATGCAAATTACCCCCTCAAATACtatgaaaacattaaggtgaTATTTAGTATTGCCCACATTAGGTTTTTTTTTGGCTTCTATTTTATGAAATTAAAAATGCATCGTGAAAAAAGTTGCTTGTCATTGGTTGTATTTATCTAATACCAAGACCCAGTATGATCAgatcattgttttatgtttttgcacAAGGGTAAAGGAATTAAAGAGGGGGAAATCCTTGAATACTATGTATCTGCAGGAGAACTTTGTATTCCTTCTGTCCTCCTCAACACATTTATGGCTTATCGAatgtttaaggttttttttttatggtttaTATGAGGTACAAAACTTCTGTCTCCTGTTTTGCTCAGATCACAGGGAACAGGATGACGTCCCTCAATTTAGCCACCATCTTCGGCCCCAACCTCTTACGCAAGCAGAAAAACTCCGACAAAGAGTTTGCAGTCCAGAGCTTTGCCCGTGCAGAGGAGAGCACAGCCATCATCAGCGTGCTCCGGAAGATGATTGACACATACGACTCCCTGTTTACGGTAATCCGCCTCACAGCAGCAGACGCTACAATATTTAAACCTGTCCCAGGGTTTAATCCAGGTGATGAGCTCTTTACAGGGAGTTCTTCAGTGtgattcactgcaaaaacatcctttcaagaaataagcctaatattccaTAAATTCAGccaaaattgtcttattttaagtgaaaatatcTTTGCCATTGCCACGGTCTAGAATTGTTAAAACCAGCAAAATCATCTAAAATAGTCTTACTTTCTTGagacaaggtttttttttgtgtgtttaacttTCTTAGTAATGAGTTTTGCAGTGTAGAGTGAAACCAACAAATTGAATATAATTTAACCGAAAGAGACACTTTCATTGACCCTTATAAACCAAATTGAATACAATAAAGTGTTCCTATAATTTCCTGGAGTCTTgtaaaattagattttattgACAGTCTTCACTGCTTggcaaattaaaagcatcactGAATGGTCAGTTTTATTCAGGTCTCAGTTTTGTTGATGTAGTTTCTGCTTTTCAATAAATGGTTATTCATCTTTAAAGTATATAAAGAACAAGGACATTTACTATGCTTCATAAATCCAGAACTCAAGCGTTTGGGTATCATAGATGCTGACTCACGACTGAAAAATCCTTTTCTTATTAAAGAGCATCCACCAAAGTTTCCATAATGTTATTTGTAAACAGTAAAAAGGCTATAAAATCAATATGAAAAACATTCAAGTTATACTactaatacgttttttttttatttagacaCAGTAAAGGAAAccacactttttttcttctcccaggTTCCCGCTGATCTGCAAAACGAGGTGCTGATGAGTTTACTTAAAACTGATCCTGATGTTATAAATTATTTGCTCCGGAGGAAAGCCTCTCAGTCCACGTGAGTTCCCCATTTTTATCTTGTACAAGTGCCCGAATTATGGAACTGAAACCTCCCTCGTGTCCAATGGTTATGTCTTCTTCTTAAGTTCTTGGAAGATTGTGTGCTTTTCTCAAACTCTACCCAATCAATATTTTTGACAAGGCCAAGCAGGCCATGCTTGTATCTGCGGACGGCTGcttgaaatgtatttgtttCTGCAGAGAACCGAACCTCCTTCGATCAGAGAACTCATTCTCCCTGACTGAGAGATGCTTATCCGATGACTCCCTGAAAGCATCCAGTGGAGAGGTGTCACCCTACGACAATAACTCCCCCGTGCTATCAGATCGACTGCTCTGTAAATACCCGGGGGACAACAGTCTAATCTCAGAGAGCCGTCCCAGACATTCCAGGCAGTCCAAACTCCGCGGCCATTCAAAAGATGGATCTGGCAGCTCCTCTCCCACCTTCTCCACTGATAAAGGTGAGCTGATTGCATTCCAACACCTATTAGAAAATACTTCTTTCAAGATTTGACACATTATAAATACAGGTAACTGAGACATCATTTGCAGCATTGATCTGTATAAAAACTACACAGGAGGAGGAAATAGCAGCTGGGTCTTGTTATTCATtaagtttttccaattttgttGCCTCCAGACAGAGTGGACAAAGATTTATTGGTGTCCTATGTTTTGAACTAATCGTTCAACCATATTTGAGCGCAGCCATTGGTTTCAAAGTAGATGTTTGTAAGTTTTGGCCTCGGGTCAGATTCTCTTGTTGTCTTTATGTTTAACATTTCACACATATATTGTACAATTCTAGTAAGTGTATAAGTTAGGGGTATtgccaaggacctcacgatacaatacacatcacgatacttgaatCACGATACAATATtgcgatatccaaattttgcaaTATGTtgcgatgttatacatagtttgcTGAAAACTGCAAAAACGCATTACGcatcttaaaatctgagttgcaTGATCATCAGATTTtagtgataattcatgggacaaacaaaatcaaaacaatgtaatttagATAATCCATGCcgttttattgtaactatacaatCTAAAGTTGCTACATATTTGTATaggtttttcatattatttacattataTGAAATgaacattaacaatattatttaggCCCATGTGTACAATAAAGTCATACTGGATGAACAACACGTCTAAAACATGATTtggtatttgaaaaaaaaaaaatcaatattccaATTTTGAATATCCATACATCGAATCCACCAACAAAGCgatattgcgatatattgccatattgatattttttcccatccctagtataagtctttttttatgaaaaaaagacaaactgaGAGTAAGAGTCATGATCCCTGGGTACATGTTAAGGCGTGACTACCTCATGATCTGCCAGCAACTATCCGATGGTCATGCTCTGGTAATGTctgatttaagaaaacaaaacataaacaaggTGGCCAAAATTCCAAACTTGTGGCTTGGAAACATAATACATAAACTAAATTGAGATAAAGGATGACATGATGGTAGCTACGCCTGTCTTTTATGATTATGGGCTTTAATTCTCCAAACTGGCTGCACCGATCCTCTCAAATGCTTTCCTTGACAAGATGTCTTTTTCTAATGTTGAGTTTCAGTCCTGGTGAAAAGCAgtgaaaaatctaatttttttaaaaatatgagaATATTTTGTTGCCATTTAATCGCATCTCCCATGAGACTTGGCAATGTGTGATAATGCACCAGAGGccataacaataaacatcaaaaATATGTGTTTCTGTGTTCCACCTGCGCTTACCATCCACTAAAGTCCTGTGAAATCTAAAGCGATCCAGCAGAAAAGCTATTCCATAAACTGTACGCTTGCAAAGCTTCGATATTATCAATTCTTCATGGCCTTGTTGAAAAGGTGATGATCCCGGCTGCGTTGCATTAAGTGGTTGGAGGACACGAATGCAGACAAGCAGGATGCAGGCAGATGTGGTTTTCGACCTTTAATAACCGTAAAATGGAACTGCAGGTACAGGAAAAGCAGGAGGTTGGGAACATAAAACTCAGAGAAATAAATTCCAAACAAACAGGGTAAACCAGGATAACCAGTGGCTGAACATCGACAAGACTCAGaagaggagaaaattaaaaCCAAGGTGTTTGTATGCTGGGAGGCGTACGGCAATTAGCTGAGTCGCAAATAATTAGTGAACAGATTGTGATAGGACTATCTGAGGACATCTGAAGAAGATATGGGGGAACTGAGGGCATCGGGGTAAAAACTAGGCACTGACATAGAGAAAACAGACAGCCAAAATGGTGGGAAGACTTCACAAAGGGCCATAATCTCAatgaaaaataatttttctcCTTGAAATATGGCAGTGAAAACAagcattttaatgttttactgACTAAAAGACAAGATTGGTGAAAGCCTTCAGGCTTTACTACAACTGATGTtgaaaaaatacacaaatacatgCATATATATTCTCAGAATATAGGTCGTTATCATGTGGAACAAAGCAAACGCCAAAGGGGAACAGAAGCCAGCTTGAAATGGGAGGAAAGACTGTCACATTTTTCACTTATAATAAGGTATTGACCCAATGTATCTAATTGTCTCATTTCTTttgcttctctcagatccctcTTCTGACTGTTTCTGGGACACCTGGCAGGAACTGTTTGGGAAGGATTTTATTGGCCATCAAATTACTGGTAAGAGAATCCTCTTATATGCTGCCGTAGACGGCCTTGGGAACATGAAATTGATGCGGGATGCTCATGAGTGATGTTTTCCTGCAAGGCTCTCTCGGAGACACATCAGAATGCGACTCGTATGGATCATCGGAGGGACTGAGCAGTCACCAAGGTAACAACAAGCTGCCCATCAGACCAGCACAAACGTCATTGGCTATTTTGGAATCCCGGCCACACCTCCCAGTGACTCGCAGCTGCAGCGGTCCTCACAGCCGGAGAGAGCCCAGGCAGCCAGAGCCCTCCGTTCATCTGccaatcagccaatcaggaGCCATGAATTCAGACAACAGGACAGGATGCCCCGTGTTCCCATTACTTACAGACAGGACAAACAGTTTGTCTTCCCTTCACTGTTCTGGGCCTTTGAGAGAAACTTTTATTCCCCCCTCTGCAACGTGTGATTCCAGCCATCAGCCAAATCCCCAAACCCCACCGCTGCCCCGGCAGAGCCCTGCTCTCCAGACTGTAAAGGCGACGGATGACTTGAGGCCCCGGGAGGAAAAGCGCTCTGATACCTCAAACTTGCAGACAGAGAAGAAGCACGTATGGCAAATGTTGTCAAATGAAAACCCAGAGGCCCTGCCAGAGACCTTGGTGTGATGGACACAAATTAAACCGTGGACACGTTTTACAAACGCTTGCTGTGACATCATCAGATCCACGTCATCTACAATAACTTGCTTCACATTTTATGcagtcataaaaaaaaaacacctaattttcagggatgttttattcttttttggcttttatttatttttcatgtgtaAACTTAATAGATTCAGATATTATGAgcaacttagccttaaaaaatgcatatataaacTTGAATGTCAAAACTACACttgaacattttatttcatcGTTCATTTAAGgctcaatgtgtatataaatcaTCTTCAAATTGTAAGATAGCCTTATATTTGTCGTATTTTTAATGTTAACAATGGGTTTTATTGAAAGCACTCGGATGAAAATGATGCAATATGTTACAGTGCATGTGttgattttaatattaaaacttaGAAGATGATTGATTTCACTATTGTAATAAAATTCACCTTTCGGCGCTAATTTTCCACATATAGACTCCCtttcctgtatattttataCAATAGAATATTTTACATTGCTTGCAGGGTTAAATTTATCAAAATTGTATATTATTTGTACATTTACTGCATTAAATCAGTTATATATGTGTGCTCTTGGTACAACTTGGCTAACAGATTGTctgatttgtcctttttttgtgtatttcaaAATAATCTTTGCCATTCTTGCCTTGTGCATCGAAATTGCAAACAAAGTAatgttttgttccatttttgctAAAGAAATCTACAATCTGCATTTGCATTTACAGAAAAAATGCTGGTGCTTCAACGTTTGTATTGGCATCGTGATTTTAAGTAGCCCAGTTACTTCTACTTGACTTGTTGTTTGATTTGCTCCTAGTGGGGAgtcattttctatttttatttccaTAATTGCCTCTCTTTGAAGAGTCGCCCTTCGCCCCCACCCCTCTGCCCCCATTTTTATCTTTGATCCTGATGGCTGCGGAGGCGATGCATTTGTCAGGCAGCCAACACCACATACTGACATGACCTTTGTGTGGATGGGCGAGGGAGAAGGCGTCACTCAGTGCTCACGCGGTGAAACCAGCATCACGGAAAAAAAGCCTCCCGAATCTCTGGAACGATCCGTAGAACAGCCACCGTGGGTATACACTAGCAAACGCACGACACTGACACTAGTAGCTCCCCTGACAAAACCTACTTTTGCACATTTGTGCTGTGCAAGTCCAAAGTACACACGGTCTACACTGAAGATGTGAAAATTCAAGAAAATTCAGAAGTTTACAGCTGTATAGTCTTATTTTTCATAGTAGTGCTGCTATTTTCTGTGATTTTATTTGTACTTCTTGCACACATTGATTTATGCACCTTTGAGGAATTGTTGCTTTAATGACATGGAGATGCTTTGCAATTGAACACATATCTTAGTAAAGAGAATTAGTCACACATTTGCTTATTGAAATCTTATTAAAGATATCATGCCTTCTGCCCTACATCATAACTGAACCCCTCATATGAGTTCAATAAGCAAATAATTTATAAGCTTCATCATCTCTTTGAGGTGGGGAGAACAGATGTCATGTTCACTGTAAAGTGTTTGTTATATCAAAAATGGCCACTAGGGGGGAGCATGAGACCAGGAAATGACTTTCTTTGGTCAGCTTGTTCAAACAAGCAAACCAAGAGATGCTTGTTTGGAGGCTTGTTCAAACGAAACAGCAAATAGTGTATAAACATTAAATACATTAGCTGTACAATGAGCTTTAGCACTTGAGTGACTCTTGAGTGGCTGTTTGTTGGATTTCATTCCTGGTGGATTCCTCTCTCCACCATGTGATCAGGATAATGCTATTTACTTGTTTGGAAAGATTGGATTTTACACTGTGACTGTTCAAATTCAAGTTCTGTTATTTGAATAAAGCCCGAGAACCTAAGTGACAACATTTAACAGTAACTGTGTTTGCCAACGTACTCTAGAATATGTGCACGTTGGGAAGCTGTTGCTTGAGAAATGCTTTAAAGTGTTGACAACACTTAGATGGGTTTTTGCTTTTTAAGCACAGGCACAGACTTCCTCAACACAAAGATAAGTAGTTACACTTTCAGAGGTTGGCATCTGTGTGAGTCAGGCTGCTCTGATCACCACAGAGAGACCAAAGAGACCCATGTGTGGATGTATTTTCGATTGAATCACAGCTCACAGCTGTTTGCCTTTGCATTTTTGTGATCTGTGCTATATATTAAGCCAATAGTCACCCTGAACACCAACcggccaaaataaataaataaatgaaaatgaccaCGAGGGATCTGGTGACCTGCAGTAAcaccaaaaaaaattggaaataatTCCAAGTCTTATCTTTGCAGTGTTGATGGATGTGAATATATCCTGTGGCAGAGTGGTCCCAACAGGAGGTCCATCAGTTCTGAGTCCGCTCCTGTCGGAGCAGCTGCAAGGAGGACAGGGGAAGGTCGCGACTACAATGAGATGAAATTTCAGAAACAAAAGAGCCCCGGCCCTGAAATCTCAAGGACGGCATTGGTACACAAACCTCTGCCGATGAATGATGTGGCGCAGTGGAGCTCATTAAGGCGTTAGTCATGCACAATCATTTTCAAATCGAATTCTACAAAGCCTCAGACTAGAGGCTATCATTTTAGGCGCAGAACCTGGAGTACTTAATATTCTGCAGCTAACCGCCTGCTTTAAAGAAATGTACTACTTGAGCGCTCACAGGCCTGAAGGATTTACTCCCTTATTTATTACGACCCTGAGGTCAAAGCATCAGCAGGCTGTCATGCAAATGATCTGGAGTTTGCATTATTTACATTAAATTATTTTCCACAGTGAAACAATACAGAGA
This DNA window, taken from Cololabis saira isolate AMF1-May2022 chromosome 6, fColSai1.1, whole genome shotgun sequence, encodes the following:
- the LOC133446420 gene encoding rho GTPase-activating protein 6-like: MSAQGLLSSVFSCSLSPKSISKRSLRQTRSLDSGLMRHYGTKSEEASFQGDFTWKSPSGCSVCLKPVHLQSLSELERVRLQDVAYKRLLRCHDLGCHITIPKYGHKYKKSLRRKLDSLSKEKNKDKESTPQAFGIPLQHVISNDRMSKLRHDHLQEEEHGNPNEVLSYLHLSSAFKRANKELSSSNSSLSSASESPLPSTPVTAPRTRRRGGVSVDCITDLDDNQSRLLEALQLSLPDEAAGNRKKHHDKKLSLNPIYRQVPRIVDLCCQHLEKHGLQTVGIFRVGSSKKRVRQLREEFDQGWEVHMDEEQSIHDVAALLKEFLRDMPDPLLTRELYTAFINSTWLDPSDQQSAIRLLIFLLPPCNSDTLQRLLGLLSTVCTHAEDGLDSEGQEITGNRMTSLNLATIFGPNLLRKQKNSDKEFAVQSFARAEESTAIISVLRKMIDTYDSLFTVPADLQNEVLMSLLKTDPDVINYLLRRKASQSTEPNLLRSENSFSLTERCLSDDSLKASSGEVSPYDNNSPVLSDRLLCKYPGDNSLISESRPRHSRQSKLRGHSKDGSGSSSPTFSTDKDPSSDCFWDTWQELFGKDFIGHQITGSLGDTSECDSYGSSEGLSSHQGNNKLPIRPAQTSLAILESRPHLPVTRSCSGPHSRREPRQPEPSVHLPISQSGAMNSDNRTGCPVFPLLTDRTNSLSSLHCSGPLRETFIPPSATCDSSHQPNPQTPPLPRQSPALQTVKATDDLRPREEKRSDTSNLQTEKKHVWQMLSNENPEALPETLV